One Pseudobutyrivibrio xylanivorans genomic window, GAAGGAGTGATTCTATATCTATTTAGTTTTTGCAAGAACAAGAACATAAGAATCTACGCATACATTATCTTTAAGCTCTTAATTGGAGTAGGACTTGTGACACTTACTATGGGAACATTTAATGTCCACGCCCTTATATTTGAATCCTTTGAATGGATGTCTGCCTTTTCAGCTATATTCATGCTTTGTTATAATGGAGAGCGTGGAAATGGAAATTCAAGGTTCTTTTATTTCTTCTACCCAGCACACATATACGTGCTATATGGCATGTCTTTTATTACCTATTCTTTATTTAGATAAAAACTAACTATTATAGTGCCTGACTACACTGATATGTACCCTCTTTACTGGACAACCAGTAAGGAGGGTACATATCACACTAAGTCAGGCGCTAATATTTTTCGGCAATATAGAAAATGGTTAATGAAAAAATAGTGTAAAATATAGTGTAATTTTAGTGGAATAATATTACACTATTTGTTAGAAAACATTTCTTGAAGCCAGACCTCATTGTGGTCAGGTAACTATAATTTACAGAAAGATTATTATGAATAAGGAAGACAATAGAATATATACACTTAGTGAAGAGGTGCCTGCGAAAGCGGTAGTTAAGATGGAGGAGTAATGTTATGTCATTTCAGACTTTTATGTTTAAATATCTTGCAGGGAAGAATGATAAGAAGCGTGATGCCAAGCTGGTGGTGCCAGAGAATATCACCATGGAGCGGGATATAAATTATCTTGGAAATAACGATCCGGACAATTTGTTGGATATCTATTATGAGAAGCATACCGAGAGGCTTCAGCCAACCATTATCAGCATTCACGGTGGTGGATATATTTATGGCTCCAAGGAGATTTACAAGCATTACTGCGCATATCTGGCAAGCCTTGGATTTACGGTTGTTAATTTTAATTATCATCTTGCACCGAAGGCAAAATTTCCATCGCAGCTTACAGAAATTAATCAGGTGATGGAGTGGATTGCTGCCAATGCAGAGGAGCATTTCATTGATATTAATAACGTATTTCTTGTGGGTGATTCGGCAGGAGCCCAGATGTGTAGTCATTATGCAGCGATTTTCACTAATCCAGAGTTTGAGAAGTTGTTTGATTTCAAGACACCTCAGTCCATCAAGATTAGGGCGATTGCATTGAACTGTGGAATTTACGAGTTTACTGAGCCGAGTCAGAATGACCAGATGGGAAAGCTTACAAAGGACTTACATGATATTTATCTGGGTAAGCACTCAGAAAGATGGGATGATCATGTGAATGTGCTTGGTCACATTACTGAAAACTTCCCACCTAGTTATGTGATGACAGCTTATTATGATTTCCTTCGTGGCAATGCGGAGCCTATGCACAATTTCCTTAAGAAAAAGGGCGTGGACACAGAGTTCAAGTGCTATGGTAAGGAAGGCCAGACATACATGGAGCATGTATGCCATGTGAATATGAACTTAGATGAGGCAAAGCAAATCAACCAGGACGAGGTCGAATTCTTTAAGCGCTACATCGTGTGAAGCCTGAAGTCTCGCGGAGACATACCGTAGGTTTCCTTGAATTTGCGGTAGAAGTAGCTACTGTTATCGTAGCCGATATAGGTATAGATGTCTTCGATGGTAAGGGTGGTGTGGCTGAGCAGGTAGGCTGCCTGCTGCAAGCGTCTTGCCAGAAGATGTTCTTTAAAATTTTTACCAGTATGTTTTTTCAGCAGTCTGCTTATGTAATAGGTAGGCTGCTTTGTTTTTTCTGCAATTGCTTCTAAGCTTCCATGCTTGTAATGAGAGTCGATATATTTCAGGGCAGTCAGAAGCAGATTCTGCTCGTACTGGGATGGAGTCTGCTCATTAACTCGACCAACATAGACAGATAAGGTCTGCAGAAGAAGACCCATTGTGGAACGGTTGATGGTGTTTATGATAGTTTCTGATTCCTGATTTGTAATGGTGTAAATCATATTTTCCATGAGATTTTGCACAGGAAGAATATCTGCAGTTGGAAAGTGCAGATAGGTCAGGAAGGAAGATTCTGGTGACAGTGTAGAAATCAAAAAGTCTCGGAGCAAGTCGCCTTCAGGAACCATTTGAAGTGCCTCATCAAAGAATTCTGGTAGTAATATGAAATTGACTGCAATATCATTTTCTGTTGCAGGCATTATTTCTTGGGTGGCATTTTGATTCAGGAAAAGAAGCTCGCCAGCCTTTAAAGTAAGCTCATCCTTTCCATTTAAGATGTGGTGAGTCTCGCCGGAAACCATGTAAACCAGTTCTACATAGTTATGGCTGTGCTTCGGAAAATGCACAAAACGGGTATGAGGACGTATCTCTATGAGACGTCCTTTTTTTAATAGCTTATCGCTATCGATGACAAAGGCATTGCCCGCTGAATAGCGGGAGCGGTCGATGTCTTTTCCCTTTAAAATCTCTTGTTCTTCCTCTGTGAGCTTGCTTAGCTCCTTCAATAAAATCTCATTCATAATGCAATTATAAAATGAATATAACTGCAAATAAAGTCCTATTTTTTATTTTTTGCCGACCTTAAATAGTGGATTGCCTGGGCCTATAATAGCATCATCAAATAAAAACGAGGGAAAGTTATGGGCGAGTTTTATTTAGCCGTGGACATAGGCGCGTCAAGCGGACGCCACATGCTATTTACAATTGAAGACGGTAAGATTTTGATGGATGAAATCTATCGCTTTGAAAATGGCATGAAGTCGGTGGACGGAAAGCTCCTATGGGACACAAAGTCTCTTTTTGAAGAGATTAAAAATGGTATGAAGAAATGTAGTGAGATGGGCAGGATTCCAGTTTCTATGTCTATTGATACCTGGGGTGTGGATTATGTTCTTTTGGATGAGGACGGAAATCTCACTGGCGATACATTTGGTTACCGAGATCATAGAACAAACGGCATGGATGCTGAGGTTTATAAGGTTATTCCTGAGGATGAGCTTTATAAGCGCATTGGAATTCAGAAGGCAATCTTCAATACAATTTATCAGTTGACAGCAGACAGGATTCAAAGACCAGAAGCACTTGCAAATGCTAAGACACTTCTGATGATTCCTGATTATTTGAACTTCCTTTTAACTGGAAACAAGGCATCGGAGTATACCAATGCCACAACCACAGGACTTGTAAATCCAGCTACAAAGCAGTGGGATTATGAGCTTATCGAAATGCTTGGATTTCCAAAGGAAATATTCTTAGAGCTGAAGCTTCCTGGTAATGAGGTTGGACAGCTTTCTAATCAGGTGACCGAAGAAGTTGGCTTTAGCTGTAAGGTACTTCAGTGTGCAAGTCACGACACAGCATCAGCTGTAATGTCAATGCCTCACCTTGGCGATGAGGGACTTTATATCAGCTCAGGTACCTGGTCACTGATGGGTGTTGAAAATAAGAATGTGCTTTCTAGAGACT contains:
- a CDS encoding alpha/beta hydrolase is translated as MSFQTFMFKYLAGKNDKKRDAKLVVPENITMERDINYLGNNDPDNLLDIYYEKHTERLQPTIISIHGGGYIYGSKEIYKHYCAYLASLGFTVVNFNYHLAPKAKFPSQLTEINQVMEWIAANAEEHFIDINNVFLVGDSAGAQMCSHYAAIFTNPEFEKLFDFKTPQSIKIRAIALNCGIYEFTEPSQNDQMGKLTKDLHDIYLGKHSERWDDHVNVLGHITENFPPSYVMTAYYDFLRGNAEPMHNFLKKKGVDTEFKCYGKEGQTYMEHVCHVNMNLDEAKQINQDEVEFFKRYIV
- a CDS encoding helix-turn-helix domain-containing protein, with the protein product MNEILLKELSKLTEEEQEILKGKDIDRSRYSAGNAFVIDSDKLLKKGRLIEIRPHTRFVHFPKHSHNYVELVYMVSGETHHILNGKDELTLKAGELLFLNQNATQEIMPATENDIAVNFILLPEFFDEALQMVPEGDLLRDFLISTLSPESSFLTYLHFPTADILPVQNLMENMIYTITNQESETIINTINRSTMGLLLQTLSVYVGRVNEQTPSQYEQNLLLTALKYIDSHYKHGSLEAIAEKTKQPTYYISRLLKKHTGKNFKEHLLARRLQQAAYLLSHTTLTIEDIYTYIGYDNSSYFYRKFKETYGMSPRDFRLHTM
- the rhaB gene encoding rhamnulokinase; the protein is MGEFYLAVDIGASSGRHMLFTIEDGKILMDEIYRFENGMKSVDGKLLWDTKSLFEEIKNGMKKCSEMGRIPVSMSIDTWGVDYVLLDEDGNLTGDTFGYRDHRTNGMDAEVYKVIPEDELYKRIGIQKAIFNTIYQLTADRIQRPEALANAKTLLMIPDYLNFLLTGNKASEYTNATTTGLVNPATKQWDYELIEMLGFPKEIFLELKLPGNEVGQLSNQVTEEVGFSCKVLQCASHDTASAVMSMPHLGDEGLYISSGTWSLMGVENKNVLSRDCDRQGNFTNEGGYDYRYRYLKNIMGLWMIQQVRHEANDALSFAEYAELASRAKSFPSLVDANDERFLSPRNMTEEIKKACEESRQQVPGTSGELAAVIYKSLAKCYGNTITEIRSNTGRDYEALHIIGGGCKNAYLNQLTADATGLVVLAGPSEATAIGNAMVQMIEAGELADLVSARECVRESFNIEIFNPQNN